A genomic window from Salvelinus alpinus chromosome 10, SLU_Salpinus.1, whole genome shotgun sequence includes:
- the LOC139532781 gene encoding uncharacterized protein yields the protein MGPLTGLLSALVALLWTLPPGSLGEECSSFRHLENGRTFFRYSGLYVAFTCNPGYKIHGYRTNSCVSGQWSREPPVCVASGCLSPGDLLQGVTSVTEDGSWVHFSCDAGYRLYGHSLLYCKGQNWNGTRPVCKESDMMSSWKQKEPAVPMPRIQSQNLDVLSALKNHLRLHYSTIANTASKDVFFKPVLLANAPPKDPQTHLKDPDSIDRSPKANLVEEILKDTRDLTDREGAREKPTRPQASTSSSATTEAITSTSSLPVTEGYWHQGTSVAQAEQEDSLPRKEVLTGATQLEPGQGVMEPADVSSTDTQELSESSTDTQELSESSTDTQELSESSTDTQELSESSTDTQEPSESSTDTQELSESSTDTQEPRPQRPTETSSTSFINSINTTSHWVNGTDMYGHHIQVKETASLSDDDDDDGGETHQHNVTSPDLASNGSSQDNETDTSDSHHSQASETSPSPLSGDDGETSRYNGTSKYLALNRSEQHLIQGATDTEELPRPVTLNRRPLCPYPPLPAHGTFYFRTVDNPGPRDYKHYIQYACYAGYTLAHGDIHSYCLQAGRWSGITPVCLEVTPCALNNGGCSQLCSVNQEQAQCHCRPGFTLLEDHRTCRDVDECVEGQQQQHCQQTCVNTFGSFRCSCPYGHVLAGDGRACVAECPAGYRKQPSTTIPGGNSSRKECVDINECEEPEVGVPGHRCQWKCVNLPGSHRCICPRGYKLDSDRHHCRDTNECSRKNGGCSHLCLNHKGSYQCSCPASHRLSPYSRKKCQPRKDLQSNV from the exons CCTCTGGGTGTCTCAGCCCAGGGGATCTCCTACAGGGGGTTACCAGTGTGACAGAGGACGGGTCCTGGGTTCACTTCAGCTGTGATGCTGGCTACAGGCTCTATGGACACTCACTGCTCTACTGCAAGGGCCAGAACTGGAACGGCACCAGGCCTGTCTGCAAGG AGTCTGATATGATGAGTTCATGGAAGCAGAAGGAGCCAGCCGTCCCGATGCCCAGGATCCAGAGCCAGAACCTTGACGTGCTGTCTGCTCTGAAGAACCACCTACGGCTTCACTACAGTACCATCGCTAACACCGCCTCCAAGGATGTCTTCTTCAAGCCCGTGTTGCTGGCCAACGCACCACCTAAAGACCCCCAGACCCACCTAAAAGACCCAGACTCCATAGACCGCAGCCCCAAAGCTAACCTTGTGGAGGAGATTTTGAAAGACACCAGGGATCTAACAGACAGAGAAGGGGCCCGTGAGAAGCCCACTAGACCTCAGGCCTCCACATCCTCCTCTGCTACTACAGAGGCCATTACTTCCACATCCAGCCTGCCGGTCACTGAAGGGTATTGGCACCAGGGGACCTCCGTAGCCCAGGCTGAGCAGGAGGATTCATTACCCAGGAAGGAGGTGCTGACAGGGGCCACCCAGTTAGAGCCTGGCCAGGGCGTTATGGAGCCAGCAGATGTGAgcagcacagacacacaggagCTCAGTGAGTccagcacagacacacaggagCTCAGTGAGTccagcacagacacacaggagCTCAGTGAGTccagcacagacacacaggagCTCAGTGAGTccagcacagacacacaggagCCCAGTGAGTccagcacagacacacaggagCTCAGTGAGTccagcacagacacacaggagCCCCGTCCTCAGAGACCCACTGAGACAAGCTCCACAAGCTTCATCAACTCTATCAACACCACCAGCCACTGGGTCAATGGAACAGACATGTATGGTCATCACATCCAAGTGAAGGAGACTGCATCATtatctgatgatgatgatgacgatggtgGTGAAACTCATCAACACAACGTGACCTCTCCGGATCTGGCATCAAACGGGTCCTCACAGGACAATGAAACCGACACAAGTGACAGTCATCACAGTCAGGCGAGCGAGACATCGCCATCACCATTGTCCGGTGATGATGGTGAAACGTCTCGATACAATGGGACCTCAAAATATCTGGCTTTGAACAGGTCAGAGCAGCATCTTATTCAGGGTGCTACAGACACAGAGGAGCTGCCCAGGCCTGTGACCCTAAACAGGCGTCCGCTGTGCCCTTACCCTCCCCTGCCAGCTCATGGCACCTTCTACTTCCGTACGGTAGACAACCCCGGTCCCCGGGACTACAAACACTACATCCAGTACGCCTGCTATGCAGGGTACACACTGGCCCACGGGGATATCCacagctactgtctacaggctgGACGGTGGAGTGGTATCACACCTGTCTGCTTGG AGGTGACGCCCTGCGCCCTGAACAATGGAGGCTGTTCCCAGCTGTGTAGTGTGAACCAGGAACAAGCTCAGTGTCACTGCAGACCAGGCTTCACCCTGTTAGAGGACCACCGTACCTGTAGAG ATGTGGATGAGTGTGTGGAGGGCCAGCAGCAACAGCACTGCCAGCAGACCTGCGTCAACACCTTTGGCTCGTTCCGCTGCTCTTGCCCCTACGGACACGTCCTGGCCGGGGACGGAAGGGCCTGTGTGGCTGAGTGTCCAGCAGGGTACAGGAAACAACCCTCAACCACAATACCTGGAGGAAACTCGTCCAGAAAGGAGTGTGTAG ACATCAATGAATGTGAGGAGCCAGAGGTCGGTGTACCTGGACACAGGTGTCAGTGGAAGTGTGTGAACCTGCCTGGCTCCCACCGCTGTATCTGTCCCAGAGGCTACAAACTGGACTCAGACAGACACCACTGCAGAG ATACCAATGAGTGCAGCCGTAAGAATGGGGGCTGCTCTCACCTGTGCCTGAACCATAAAGGAAGTTACCAGTGTTCCTGTCCTGCCTCTCACCGCCTCTCCCCCTACAGTAGGAAGAAGTGTCAGCCAAGGAAAGACCTGCAGAGTAATGTGTAG